DNA from Debaryomyces hansenii CBS767 chromosome A complete sequence:
ATGAATAGAGAAAGAAATGACGAGGTTGAACgtgataaaattaaattggATGCaagtaaatattttgaccTTCTTGGTAACATCCATTATGAATTATCAAGAAGCGACGCTCGggaatatttttcaatgattttagatttgaaaaatgactTGAATGATGATTACCTAGACGAgcaaaataataatcaagACTTCATTGGTAGAAATGATTATGAGgaatttaaagaaagacAAATGAATACCATTGGAGTTGTTTGTTATGTGTTACATCTATTGAGAAATTGTAAGTGGGTCTACTCGATAGATTTGGTCCAGCAATTGGAACATGTTATTATAACGTATGAGAAAATATAGctcttcatatttattttcaatatattgttaaatttttatactTATGACCATgtttattaatttgttcAGTCAATATTTTAGCAAtcagatattgaaataattgttatgattttatgaaaaatttacaaaGCCTCGAACTAAACGTCTTAGGAAACATTAGTAAACGAAGTTGAAATTAAGCACAACCTTCATAATTTTCGATCGCAGTAACTTTCTTAGCAGAAGCACTAGTCTGATCAAACGCATAAGTCAACCACTCTTTAACCAATCTTCTGGCAAGTTCTAAACCAATAACTCTTTGACCCATACATAAAACTTGACAATTGTTGCTTAATATGCTTCTTTCAACGCTGAATGAATCGTGAGCAGTGACGGCTCTAATACCCTTGACTTTGTTAGCAGAAATGGCAACACCTAAACCAGTACCGCAAATTAAGATGGCTCGGTGAGCTTCACCTTTGGCAATTTTTTCCGCAGCATCAATACCAATCAAAGGATAAGCAGTTTTGCTACCATTGGAGTCAACGCCTACATCAAtaactttttcaacattCGTATTAGATTCAAGATcttttttgatttgttCCTTGTATTCGTAACCTGCTTGGTCGCAGCCAACTACGATTCTTAATTTAATGTTACTCATTTTCTGTGTAGTGGTATGGGAAGACAATAATAACTGGagcaaaaaataatttgcatGAGGTCAAATTGGCAATTAGACTATActtaaataaattcaacaaaCCTTTATAAATACACAAACCTAAACCATTCAACGCCTGCATCATTCTCAATCAAGCAGTAACCACCATGAAGACAATGACGTAAACTACAAGATCAATTTCTTTCGACTCAACACAAAATTTTGCTAGTGATCTTCCCTCCACTATTGCTGAAAACTAACTTTAGCAGAATGATAAATTGTCAGAAAACATGATGGTGGAGGGTGGAGGTACATGCAccttttttaaattatttttccATGCAGCACTTTCGCAAATGTTGCAAAATTGGGTGGAGAGTCGGTGGAGGCTCTCTACTTGCACCAGATTTTTAATTAGGATCGGATAAAAAcgaaatattttgttcattATTGCCTTTCTTTcacatatttattttcagtaCTTCTTTTGATACTTGTTAGTGGCTATTTTCAAGGACTTCAACATTGTGAATTCTTAACATGTCCGACAAACACTTCTTACCATCAGACACAGGAAAGCTTGTTCCAAATTGTTTAAGAGCCATCACATACGAATATGAATTTCTATCCTTAttagataaagaaaaagtcATTTACAacaatgaatttgatagaTCAAAAGTTGCTTTAATCAGTGGGGGTGGCTCTGGTCATGAACCTGGCTTTTATGGTTTAGTTGGTTCAGGTATGCTTTCAGCAGCTGCTCAAGGTGATATTTTTGCTTCCCCAAATTATAAAAACGTGAAGGCTGCAGAGAAAGTTTGTCACGAACTTGGAGATTCAGGTGAATGGGCTGGTTgtatcttcattatcacAAACTATACTGGTGATAATCTTTATTTTGGTATGGCTGCTCAAGACTTAATTGCTAGATATGGCAATGAAAAAATTCGTATTCTTAGAGTTACAGATGATGttgcaattaaaaaaaGTTCTAATTCATTAGTTGGTAGACGTACCTTAGCGGGTATTACCATTGTATCCAAACTTGCTGGCGCAGCCTCTCAAAACGGTCACAACAAAGATgaagtttttgaatttggtCAAAAAGTCATTGCTTCCACTGCGTCTGTTAATGCTGGTTTGGACCATGTTCATATTCCTGGTCACAGAATGGATGTAGAATTCGGAAAATTAGGCAAAACTCAATTAGAAATTGGTTTAGGTATTCACAATGAAC
Protein-coding regions in this window:
- a CDS encoding DEHA2A12320p (similar to uniprot|Q6M9B0 Neurospora crassa 29E8 Related to ribose-5-phosphate isomerase and uniprot|Q9RJR1 Streptomyces coelicolor SCO0579 SCF55 Putative ribose 5-phosphate isomerase) — protein: MSNIKLRIVVGCDQAGYEYKEQIKKDLESNTNVEKVIDVGVDSNGSKTAYPLIGIDAAEKIAKGEAHRAILICGTGLGVAISANKVKGIRAVTAHDSFSVERSILSNNCQVLCMGQRVIGLELARRLVKEWLTYAFDQTSASAKKVTAIENYEGCA